From Proteiniborus sp. DW1, one genomic window encodes:
- the grdB gene encoding glycine reductase complex selenoprotein B, which translates to MTDKYRVLYYVNQFFGQVGGEDKAGMAPEYVEKTVGPAMGLNGLLNGVGEVVGTIICGDNYFNENKEEALEYIFNVVKKVNPDILVAGPAFNAGRYGMACGEIAKEVVEKLNIPVVTGMYIENPGVDVCKDKAIVVSVSDSAAGMRKALDTIAKIVKKILNKEELGLPQEEGYIPQGKRLTVFAEKRGSQRAVEMLLARLNNEEFETELPMPVFDMVDPAPAIKDLSKATIALVTSGGMVPLGNPDRIQSASAQKWGKYDVENLDELKGEYCTIHGGFDPVYANEVPDRVAPLDLLKQYEKAGVIGKVFKYFYTTTGTGTSVGNSVKFGTEIGKELKEAGVDGVILTSTUGTCTRCGATMVKEIERYGIPIVHMATITTISESVGANRIVPTVAIPHPVGDPSLTPDNELELRRNLVKKALGALATEVTEATQFE; encoded by the coding sequence ATGACAGATAAATATAGAGTTTTATACTATGTAAATCAGTTCTTTGGACAGGTGGGCGGAGAAGATAAGGCAGGTATGGCACCTGAATATGTAGAGAAAACAGTAGGACCAGCAATGGGTCTTAATGGATTGTTAAATGGTGTAGGAGAAGTAGTAGGTACTATCATATGCGGTGATAACTATTTCAATGAAAATAAGGAAGAAGCACTAGAGTATATATTTAATGTAGTTAAAAAGGTTAATCCAGATATACTGGTTGCAGGACCAGCTTTTAATGCAGGTAGATATGGTATGGCTTGTGGAGAAATAGCAAAAGAAGTTGTAGAAAAGCTAAATATACCTGTAGTAACTGGTATGTATATTGAAAACCCAGGAGTAGATGTTTGTAAAGACAAGGCAATAGTAGTAAGTGTATCTGATTCTGCAGCAGGTATGCGTAAAGCATTAGATACTATAGCTAAGATAGTTAAGAAAATACTTAATAAAGAAGAACTAGGTCTTCCACAGGAAGAAGGCTATATCCCTCAAGGAAAGCGATTAACAGTATTTGCAGAGAAGAGAGGTTCTCAAAGAGCTGTAGAAATGCTATTAGCAAGATTGAATAATGAAGAATTTGAAACAGAGCTTCCTATGCCTGTATTTGATATGGTTGACCCAGCACCAGCTATAAAAGATTTAAGCAAAGCAACTATAGCTTTAGTCACTAGTGGTGGTATGGTTCCACTAGGTAACCCTGATAGAATTCAATCTGCAAGTGCCCAAAAATGGGGAAAGTATGATGTTGAAAACCTAGATGAGCTTAAGGGTGAATACTGTACTATCCATGGCGGATTTGACCCAGTATATGCAAACGAAGTACCTGATAGAGTAGCACCTCTTGATTTATTAAAGCAATATGAGAAAGCGGGAGTTATAGGTAAAGTATTTAAATACTTCTACACAACTACTGGAACAGGTACATCTGTAGGTAACTCAGTTAAGTTTGGAACTGAAATAGGAAAAGAGTTAAAAGAAGCCGGAGTAGATGGTGTTATATTAACTTCCACCTGAGGCACTTGTACTCGTTGCGGTGCAACGATGGTAAAAGAAATAGAAAGATATGGTATACCAATAGTTCATATGGCTACTATTACAACAATATCTGAATCAGTAGGAGCAAATAGAATAGTACCTACTGTAGCTATTCCACACCCGGTTGGAGACCCAAGCCTTACACCAGATAATGAGTTAGAGTTGAGACGCAATCTAGTTAAGAAAGCATTAGGTGCTTTAGCAACAGAGGTTACAGAAGCAACTCAATTTGAATAA